A part of Streptomyces sp. NBC_01451 genomic DNA contains:
- a CDS encoding NADH-quinone oxidoreductase subunit A, whose product MPAPTAVATTEHIAASEYFQSYSVVGLLAAVGVLFVAVAFGAGRLLRPVVPTPEKLMTYECGVDPVGEGWAHTQVRYYVYAFLYVIFAVDSIFLFPWATVFAAPGYGAATLVEMFVFLGFLAVGLLYAYKKGVLTWT is encoded by the coding sequence ATGCCGGCACCGACCGCCGTAGCCACGACGGAGCACATCGCAGCGTCGGAGTACTTCCAGTCCTACTCCGTCGTCGGACTGCTCGCCGCCGTCGGCGTGCTCTTCGTCGCGGTCGCCTTCGGGGCCGGGCGCCTGCTGCGCCCCGTGGTCCCGACCCCCGAGAAGCTCATGACGTACGAGTGCGGTGTCGACCCCGTCGGCGAGGGCTGGGCCCACACCCAGGTCCGCTACTACGTCTACGCCTTCCTCTACGTCATCTTCGCCGTCGACTCGATCTTCCTGTTCCCCTGGGCGACCGTCTTCGCGGCTCCCGGCTACGGCGCGGCCACCCTCGTCGAGATGTTCGTCTTCCTCGGCTTCCTGGCCGTGGGCCTGCTCTACGCATACAAGAAGGGCGTCCTGACATGGACGTGA